Genomic window (Burkholderia sp. HI2500):
GCGTCGCTACGAGCGTTCGCGTCGCGAAGACATCCGCGCGCTGATGGTCGCGACCGACGGGCTGCAGCGGCTGTTCGCGGTGCCGGGCTCGCTCGCGAAGGCCGTGCGCAACGCGGGCATGGCCTTCGTCGGCGCGCAGCCGCTGGTAAAGCGCTGGCTCGTATCAGCCGCGCTCGGCTGATCGATCGAACCTTCGGCCGCTTCGCCGGTCGGACACGGTTCCGTTACGGCGTACACTGTGCCGTGCACTCCGATTGAGCTGAAGGAAGAATTCGATGAAAAAAACGATCCGCATCGCGTCGCTGGCGCTGGCCGTCACGATGGCGACGCTTGGCTGCACCGCGCAGGCCGACCAGACCACCGACAAGCTGAAAGCAACGCTGCAGGCCCGCCTCGGCAGCGACGCGCCGATCAAGAGCGTGTCGAAAGCGCCGGTCGCCGGCCTTTACGAAGTCAACCTCGGCTCGCAGATCATCTATAGCGATGCGGCAGGCGATTACGTGCTGCTCGGCGATCTCGTCGACACCAAGACGCACAAGAACCTGACCGACGCGCGCCTGTCCGAAATCAACAAGATCGACTTCGCGAGCCTGCCGTTCGCGAATGCGATCAAGGTCGTCAAGGGCAACGGTGCCCGCAAGATCGCGGTGTTCTCCGATCCGAACTGCCCGTATTGCAAGAAGCTCGAGACGACGCTGCAGTCGGTCGACAACGTGACCGTCTACACGTTCCTGTACCCGGTGCTGTCGCCGGATTCGACCGCGAAGTCGAAGG
Coding sequences:
- a CDS encoding DsbC family protein, which codes for MKKTIRIASLALAVTMATLGCTAQADQTTDKLKATLQARLGSDAPIKSVSKAPVAGLYEVNLGSQIIYSDAAGDYVLLGDLVDTKTHKNLTDARLSEINKIDFASLPFANAIKVVKGNGARKIAVFSDPNCPYCKKLETTLQSVDNVTVYTFLYPVLSPDSTAKSKAIWCATDRAKTWQGWMLDHRAPSGAGTCDTTALDKNLALGRGMNVTGTPTIFLPDGRRLPGAVSADQLNQALASSK